The window AGCAGCCCGCCGTTCCCGATCAACCGCAGACCCCGCCGCAGCCCCCGGCTCCCGCCTACGCCCAGACCCCGCCCTATGGCGAGGCGCCGGCTTACGGCCAGGCGCCGGCGTACGGACAGCAGGGATACCCGCAGGCGCCGGTCTACGGCCAGCCCGCTCCCTCCACCACCTACCCGGGCAAGACGCTCGGCCTCGTGGCGTTCATCTGCTCGCTGGCGGGCCTGGTCACCGGCATCAGCACGCTCGTCGGCCTGATCCTGGGCATCGTCGCTCTCGTACAAAGCAAGAAGGCCGGCCAGAAGAACGGCTTCGCGCTGGCCGCAATCATCATCGGCGGCATCCTGCTGGTGCTCGGCATCATCCTGCTCATCATTGTGATCATCGCGCTGGTGGCCGTCGGCGGCCACTTGGCCGATATCTGCCAGCAGTACGGCAGCGGCGTTCACGAGGTCGGTGGTGTGACCTACACCTGCCCGTGAGCTTGTGCGCAAGGGCGGCGGAATCTTCCGCCGCCCTTCTGCATGCGCCCGAGAAGTCAGTCAATGATGCGGCAGTGCGTGGTCAGCTCGCCGATCGCGTCGATTCCGACGGTGACCGTCGAACGATCGCGCAGAAAGATCTGCGGTTCGCGCGAGTAGCCGGCCCCACCGGGAGAACCGGTCGAGATGAGGGTGCCCGGCAACAGCGTCACCGACTGCGACAAATGGGCCACCAGCGTGCTCACCGGCCGGATCATCTGACCCGTGGAGGCATCCTGCACGCGGTGCCCGTCCACGACGGTCCAGATGTGCAGAGCCTGCGGGTCGGGGATCTCGTCGGCGGTCACCACGAACGGGCCGGTCGGCGTGAAGCCGTCGAACGACTTGCAGCGGCACCACTGGGCCTCGGAGAACTGGATGTCGCGTGCGGTGATGTCGTTGACCACGGTGTATCCCCACACGTGGTCGAGAGCCCGGTCGGCAGCGACATCCCGTGCCGGACGGCCGATGATGACCCCCAGCTCGGCTTCGTAGTCGATCGATTCGCTCAGCGATCGCGGCCACGATGTCGTCGCCTCGTGCCCCGACAGCGAATTCGGCCACAGCGTGAAAACCGTCGGCGCGGTGTCGGCCTTCAGCGCGAGTTCGCTCGCGTGTGCGGCGTAGTTCAGACCGATCGCCAACACGACCGGTGGGGCCAGCACGGCCGAGGCATACGAGAGGTCGTCAAGCGGATGCCCCGCGCCCGCGCTGCCTGCGGCATCCCGCACGCGCGCCAGCAGTTCGTCGCCTCCGGCAATCAGCTGCTCGAGCGTCGCCGGGCCGTCGGGTACCAGCTCGGGTACCAGTTGCGCTCCGTCGGCGGTGATCGCCGCCAGCGTCGGATCGGTGCGACCGGGGACCAGGACATGGGCGAAGCGCATCCTTCGAGGCTACCGCGCGCAGTGATGAGGCCGTTGCGCACCGGGACGATGACATGCATCGGGCCGCCCGTATGCTGATCGACATGTCTTTCCCCTCCCCGCTCGCGCGCGGCTACGACGGGTCGCCGGCCCCGAGCGCCGCCGCGCCCGCGCCGGCGCCGTCGTCGCTGCCCTCGCTGCCGGCGCTGCCGGCGAAGGGGCGCCGCGGCGCACCATGGCTGTTCGGGATTCTTGTGGTCATCCTGTTGGGAGTGGCCGCCTATTTTCTCGAGGCCCTTGGGCCGGTGGCATCCCTCGTCGGCCTTTTCATCGCCCTGGTGCCGCTGACCGCCGTGCTGGTCGCCGTGCATGTCGTCGACCGGTGGGAACCCGAGCCCAAGAGCCTGGTGGTGCTGGCGGTGGCGTGGGGTGCGATTGCGGCCGTGGCCATCGCGCTGGGAGTGGATCTGCTGCTGCGGCTCGTCTTCGGCGTGGCCGAGACACCGGCACGCGAGGCGGTGCAGTCGGTGATTCAGGCGCCGGTCGTCGAGGAGTTCGCAAAGGGCCTGGGCGTGCTGCTGGTCTTCCTCACGGCGCGCCGCGCATTCGACGGGCCGGTCGACGGCGTGGTGTACGGCGCCCTGGTGGCGGCCGGCTTCGCGTTCACCGAGAACATCCAGTACTTCGCCGTCAGCATGATCGAGGGCGGCACCGCTCAGCTGACCATGACGTTCTTTCTGCGCGGCATCCTTTCACCCTTCGCCCACGTCATGTTCACGAGCGTCACCGGATTCGCGCTGGGGTTGGCCGCCCGCCGCGGGGCCCCCGCGCGTGCGGCGATCGGACCGTGGATTGCCGGCATGGTCGGTGCTGCGCTGCTGCACGCCCTCTGGAACGCCTCGGCGCAGTTCTTCGACTTCTTCGCTCTGTACGCCACGCTGCAGGTGCCGTTGTTCGTGCTGTTCATCATCGGCATCGTGATGCTGCGTCGCGAGGAACGTCGGCTGACCGCGGAGCGGCTGGGCGAGTATGCGGCCGCGGGATGGTTCACCCCGCAAGAGGTCACGATGCTGGCCACCGGCCATGGCCGGCGCTCGGCTCTGCAATGGGCGCGCACGTTGCGTGGCGACCGCACGGCGGTGATGAAGGGGTTCATCGCGGATGCCACGACCTTGGCCGCCGTGCGCCAGCGCATGGTCACCGGGCGTGATCAGAGCGCGGCATCCGACGAGAGCGCGCTGCTGGCACGCACGGTCGCCGCCCGTCGCGCGCTGTTCGCACCATGATGCTTGACGGTGCCGTGAGCCCGTGTCATCCTGGTTTCAGGTCAACTCAGCGCTCGGTAGACACGCAGGCATCGCCGCGGCACCGGGCGCTGAGTCTTGTCACTCGCGTTGACCCGCTTGGTCGTGTCGGGTTGGATGGAACCATGACTGACAACCGCACGAAGCCCGAGATCGACGCTCCCGAGGGGCCGGCACCGTCCGACCTCGTCATCCGTGACGTCATCGTCGGTGACGGCGACCAGGCCAAGGCCGGCGACACCGTCACCGTGCACTACCTCGGAGTCGAATACGAGACCGGCGAAGAGTTCGACTCCTCGTGGAACCGTGGTGAATCCATCCAGTTTCCGCTGCGCGGACTCATCCAGGGCTGGCAAGACGGGATTCCGGGTATGAAGGTCGGCGGTCGGCGTGAACTGGTCATTCCGCCGCACCTGGCCTACGGCCCTGCCGGCGGTCACTTCCTGGGCGGTAAGACCCTGATCTTCGTCATCGACCTCATCGCCGTCGCCTGACATCCTTTCCGCGAAGCGGATGCCTCTCGCCGAGGCATCCGCTTCTTTTTTCATTCGCGGGAATAGATCTCAGCACGCGGAGGTTTGATCCAGACGTATGCGCCCCGTGCGGGGCTCCGTGCCCATCGACCAGAAGGACCGAGAATGACCGACACCACGACCACCGCCCCCTCCATCGCCGGCTACAAGGCAGGCACCTGGGTGCTCGACGCCGCACACAGCGACGTGCAGTTCACCGTTCGCCACATGATGATCTCGAAGGTGCGTGGCACCTTCGGCGTGAAGAGCGCCACCATCATCGCGCCGGAGAACCCGCTCGAGGCCAAGATCGAGGCGACCGTCGACGTGAGCTCGGTGAACACCCGTGACGAGGGCCGTGACGCGCATCTGCGCTCGGCCGACTTCTTCGACGCCGAGACGTTCCCCACGATGGAGTTCCACTCGACCGGCGTGCGCCTCGAAGGCGACGAGTTCCTCGTCGACGGCGAGCTGACCCTGCACGGCGTCACCAAGCCGGTCACGTTCGACGTCGACTTCGGCGGCTTCGGCACCGACCCGTACGGCAACTACAAGGCCGGCGCGACCGCGAAGGCCGTCATCAACCGCGAGGACTTCGGCCTGACCTGGAACGCGGCCCTCGAGACCGGCGGCGTGCTCGTCGGCAAGGATGTCACCATCGAGCTCGACCTGCAGGGCGCCCTGCAGGCCTGATCCGCTCTCCCGTCGACCCCGCCCGCGGTGCTTCCCGGGCGGGGTCGATCTGTGCGTGTGGGACGCGCATCCTCGGCCGAGCCGAGGATTTCGGCCGAGCCGAGGACCGGATGCCGCCGGAAGACCCTCGCGTCGGCCATTCTCCTCGGCCGAGCCGAGGGGGTGGGATGCCGCGGCGCGCGCGGGCGCGGCATCCCAGCTTCTACGGCTCAGGATGCAGAGCGTCGTACGCGCGAAAGCGCGGGTGCAGGCGCACCAGCACCGACACCAGGCCGATGATGATGAATCCGCCCAGCAGAGGCGGCAGCCACAGCGCGGTGAGCGTCGCGAGGGCGCCGGCATAGAGCGCGCCGATGCGCGGGCCGCCGGTGACCACCACGATGAACACTCCCTGCAGCCTGCCGCGGATGGTGTCGGGCACCGCCGCCTGCATCATCGTGGAACGATAGATGGCGCTGATGTTGTCGGCGCCGCCGGCGACGGCGAGCATCAGGCCGCCCACGCCGATCAGCACGAGGTTCGGTGTGTGTTCGCCGACGTGTGCGGGGGCGAACCACCCCAGCGCGGCCGCGCCCAGCACGATGCCGAACGCGGCGATTGCCGCGCCATACACGATCACGGCGCGCTCGATGCCGAGGCCGTGCCGGCGCACGCGCCCGATCGGGCCCGAGAACAGGCTCGACAAGAAGGCGCCCACCGCGAACGCCGCAGTCAGCACGCCGGTGGTGACCGCGCCGCCGCCCAGCAGCACCGCACCGATCGCGGGAAACAGCGTCAGCGGCTGCCCGAACGTCATCGCCGTGATGTCGACGAGATATTGCACGCGGATGTTCGAGGCGCGCCGCAAGAACCGCCAGC is drawn from Microbacterium protaetiae and contains these coding sequences:
- a CDS encoding DUF4190 domain-containing protein; protein product: MTDVPTPENPQQSTPPEQPAVPDQPQTPPQPPAPAYAQTPPYGEAPAYGQAPAYGQQGYPQAPVYGQPAPSTTYPGKTLGLVAFICSLAGLVTGISTLVGLILGIVALVQSKKAGQKNGFALAAIIIGGILLVLGIILLIIVIIALVAVGGHLADICQQYGSGVHEVGGVTYTCP
- a CDS encoding fumarylacetoacetate hydrolase family protein — translated: MRFAHVLVPGRTDPTLAAITADGAQLVPELVPDGPATLEQLIAGGDELLARVRDAAGSAGAGHPLDDLSYASAVLAPPVVLAIGLNYAAHASELALKADTAPTVFTLWPNSLSGHEATTSWPRSLSESIDYEAELGVIIGRPARDVAADRALDHVWGYTVVNDITARDIQFSEAQWCRCKSFDGFTPTGPFVVTADEIPDPQALHIWTVVDGHRVQDASTGQMIRPVSTLVAHLSQSVTLLPGTLISTGSPGGAGYSREPQIFLRDRSTVTVGIDAIGELTTHCRIID
- a CDS encoding PrsW family intramembrane metalloprotease gives rise to the protein MSFPSPLARGYDGSPAPSAAAPAPAPSSLPSLPALPAKGRRGAPWLFGILVVILLGVAAYFLEALGPVASLVGLFIALVPLTAVLVAVHVVDRWEPEPKSLVVLAVAWGAIAAVAIALGVDLLLRLVFGVAETPAREAVQSVIQAPVVEEFAKGLGVLLVFLTARRAFDGPVDGVVYGALVAAGFAFTENIQYFAVSMIEGGTAQLTMTFFLRGILSPFAHVMFTSVTGFALGLAARRGAPARAAIGPWIAGMVGAALLHALWNASAQFFDFFALYATLQVPLFVLFIIGIVMLRREERRLTAERLGEYAAAGWFTPQEVTMLATGHGRRSALQWARTLRGDRTAVMKGFIADATTLAAVRQRMVTGRDQSAASDESALLARTVAARRALFAP
- a CDS encoding FKBP-type peptidyl-prolyl cis-trans isomerase, producing MTDNRTKPEIDAPEGPAPSDLVIRDVIVGDGDQAKAGDTVTVHYLGVEYETGEEFDSSWNRGESIQFPLRGLIQGWQDGIPGMKVGGRRELVIPPHLAYGPAGGHFLGGKTLIFVIDLIAVA
- a CDS encoding YceI family protein — protein: MTDTTTTAPSIAGYKAGTWVLDAAHSDVQFTVRHMMISKVRGTFGVKSATIIAPENPLEAKIEATVDVSSVNTRDEGRDAHLRSADFFDAETFPTMEFHSTGVRLEGDEFLVDGELTLHGVTKPVTFDVDFGGFGTDPYGNYKAGATAKAVINREDFGLTWNAALETGGVLVGKDVTIELDLQGALQA
- a CDS encoding MFS transporter, with the protein product MARLSRANFIDLRPLRTSPAFARLWAGSTLSGLGGQLTIVAVMLQMYAITHDTFAVSMIAVAGLVPMVIAGLYGGMLADAFDRRKVALLAASITFASTLLLAVLTWGGWETQWWLYGLSIVNSAANSIVQAARFAIVPRLIPIEQLPAASALSGISSGLTIMAGPALAGVLVAVSGYGWTYTIDVILMTSLFLGLWTLPPVRPEGTIVRPGLESLKDGWRFLRRASNIRVQYLVDITAMTFGQPLTLFPAIGAVLLGGGAVTTGVLTAAFAVGAFLSSLFSGPIGRVRRHGLGIERAVIVYGAAIAAFGIVLGAAALGWFAPAHVGEHTPNLVLIGVGGLMLAVAGGADNISAIYRSTMMQAAVPDTIRGRLQGVFIVVVTGGPRIGALYAGALATLTALWLPPLLGGFIIIGLVSVLVRLHPRFRAYDALHPEP